CCCCTCCTGCATCAGGCTGATCCCGGGGCTGCTGGTGGAGGTCATTACCCGGGCGCCCGCCCCGGCGGCCCCGTAGACCATGTTGATCGCCGCCACCTCGCTCTCGGCCTGCAGGAAGACGCCGCCGCGGCGGGGCAGCTCGCGGGCCATGTACTCGGCGATCTCGCTCTGCGGGGTGATGGGGTAGCCGAAGTAGGCCCGCACGCCGGCCCGGATCGCCGCCTCGGCGATGGCTTCGTTGCCCTTCATCAGGACCCGCTCGGCCGTCGTCTCCATCGCTCACCCCACCGCCACGCGCGGCGCCCGCTCGACCCGGTACACTGTGATGGCGACGTCGGGACAGACGATGGCGCAGGCGGCGCAGGAGGTGCAGCGCTCCTCGTCCACGAGCGTCGCCGGATAGAATCCGCGGGTGTTCAACGTCGCGCTCACGGCCAGCACCTTCGGCGGGCAAAAGTGCACGCAGAGCTCGCAGCCTTTGCACCGTTCCACGTCGATGACGACCTTGGGCACTCAGGCCACCTCCCGCTCCCAGGGCGGGAGCATGTGGAACACCAGTGGCATGACCTGCCCCTCCAGCTCGACCGCCGCCAGCATCTCGGCGGCCACCGCCGTCCAGGCCACGGGCAGCCCCATCCGGGCCGAGGCCTCCCGCACAATCTCGAAGCCGTCCCGGACGATCTGCGGCGTCGTGGCCTCGCGCAGGTGAGGGTTGGCCACCAGCGCGGTGATGCGCCATCCCGCCGCCTCCTCGAGGGCCTCGCCCACGGCGGCAATCTTCTCCGGGGTCCGGGTGAAGGGCCGGTAGGGGTTCACCACGAGGTACACCGCCGTCTCGGCCGGGAGAAGGTGGACGACCTGGCGCAGGATCAGCGCGCCTGAGACCTCCCCGCCGGCGTCGATCACGATGCGGTCGTCGCCGGTCAGGGCGGCGAACACCTCGGGGATCAGCAGCGGCAGATCGACGGCGTTCCATTCCTCCCCGGGAGCGACGACCCGAATGCGCGCCGCCTCCAGTGCGGCGCGGGCCTCCCGGGCCCGGAAGAACGGATCGACGAGGTCGAGATCGATGAAGGAGACCGACGCCCCGTCCCGGGCCAGGGAGAGAGCGCGGTTGAGGGCCACCTCCGTCTTGCCGCTGCCGACGGGGCCGATGAAGACCTCCACCCGAGGGTTCACGCCGGCCACCCGATTCCATGGTACGGAGCGCTCGAAGGGGGCGGTATCGGGCGGGGGGCCGATATCCGGGCCCCTACAGGTACCGGAGGGCCCGCGCCTCCCGCTCCAGCTGCTCGCGAAACGCCGGGGCGGCGATGGCGATGAGCGCCCGGGCGCGCTGGCGGATCGTCTTCCCGTACAGGGCGGCCACCCCGTGCTCGGTGACCACGTAGTGGACGTGGTTCCGGGAGGTGGTCACCCCCGCGCCCGGCTTCAGCGTGGCCACGATGCGCGAGGCCCGCCCGCCCAGGGCCGTGCTGGGCAGGGCGATGATCGGAATGCCCCCCGCCGACCGGGAGGCGCCGTAGATGAAGTCCACCTGACCGCCCACCCCGCTGTACAGGCGCGTCCCGATGCTGTCGGCGCACACCTGGCCGGTGAGGTCCACCTCGATCGCGGAGTTGATCGCCACCATCCGCGCGTTCTGGGCGATGACGAAGGGGTCGTTCACATAGTCGGTGGGATGGAACTCGATGACGGGGTTGTCGTGGATGAAGTCGTACAACCGCTGCGTGCCCAGCACGAAGCCGGCGATCACCTTCCCGGGATGCAGGGTCTTGCGCTCGCCGGTGATGACGCCCCGGAGGATCAGGTCGATGATGCCGTCGCTGAAGAGCTCGGTGTGGATGCCCAGGTCCTTGTGGTTGGTGAGCCGGGCCAGCACCGCGTCGGGGATGGCGCCGATCCCGGTCTGCAGCGTGGCTCCGTCGGGGATCAGCCCGGCGACGTGGTCGGCGATCCGGGCCACCTCCTCGTCCGCCCCGCCCATCCGGATCTCGGGCAGCGGGTAGTCCACGGGCACGATGTAGTGGAGTTTGCTGATGTGGATGAAGCTGTCACCCAGGGTGCGCGGCATCCGGGGATTCATCTCGGCGATGATGACTTTGGCCGCCTGCGCGGCCGGCTTGGTCAGGCCCACCTCGATGCCGAAAGAACAGAAGCCGTGCTCGTCCGGCGGGGAGACGTGGACCAGGGCGACGTCCAGCGGCAGGGAGCCGCCCTTGAACAGCCGGGGCACCTCCCCCAGGAAGCACGGGGTGAAGTCGGCCCGGCCCTCATTCACCGCCTGCCGCACATTGTCGCTGATGAACAGGGTGTTCACCCGCAGGTGCGCCTCCATCCCCGGCGCGACGTACTCCGCCGGGCCGATGGTGAGCACCTGGACGATCTCCACGTCGTGCAGCTCGGGCGCGCGGGCCACCAGGGCCCGGAGCAGCGTCTGGGGCACCGAGCAGTTCCCCGTCAGGTAGACGCGCATCCCGGGCCGGATGAGGCGGACCGCCTCGTCGGCGCTGACGATCTTCGCCGCATAACCCGTCGCCACCATATTCACGGCCGCACCACCACGCCGGCCTGCAGCTCCCTTGACCGGCGCAGCGCCTCCTGCACGCCCAGCTCCCCCATCAGCTGCAGGTACGGCAGCACGGCATTGGTCCAGGCGTAACTGGCCGTGCGGGCGACCCGGGCCGGGACGTTGGGCACGCAGTAGTGGATCACCCCTTCGGCCACGAACACGGGGTCCCGGTGGGTGGTGGGGCGGCTGGTCTCCACGCAGCCGCCCTGGTCGATGGAAAAGTCGATGATCACGGCCCGCGGCCGCATCGCCCGCACCATCTCGCGGGTCACCAGCACGGGCGCCCGCTGGCCGGCCACGTAGACGGCGCCGATCAGCACATCGGCGAAGGCCACGGCCTTGGCCACGTTGTAGGGCGTGGCCAGCATCGTGACGATGCGCCCGCGACAGGTGGCTTCCACGTGCCGCAGGCGCGAGAGATCCCTATCCAGGATCGTCACCTGCGCGCCGGCTCCCAGGAACGCCTGGGCGGCGTTGGTGCCGACCACCCCGGCCCCCAGGATGACGACGTTGGCCGGCGGCGCCCCCGGAATCCCGCCCAGCAGGATGCCGCGCCCGGCCTGCTCGCCCCGAGGCATGCCGGCCGGTCGCGTCTCCAGCAGCGCGCCGGCGATGACCGGCGCCAGCCGTCCCGCCACCTCGCTGGTCGGCTGCAGCACGGGGAAGGTGCCGTCCTCGGCCTGGATCATTTCCGCGGCGATGGCGGTGACGCCTCCCGCGGCCAGGGCGTTGCGCAGATCCGGCGAGGCCACGCTCAGGTGCAGGAACGCCAGGAGCGTCTGACCGGCGAAGAAGGCGTGCTCCTCCGCGGTGGGGCGGCCGACTTTGACCACAACCGCGGCCCGCCGCCACACCTCCTCCGCGGAGTAGACCACCGTCGCTCCGGCCTGGGCGTACTCCTCGTCCCCGAAGCCGGCGGCCGCCCCCGCGTCGCGCTCGACCAGCACGCGGTGGCCGGCCCGCACCAGGGCGTCGGCTCCCGAAGCGGTCAGCCCGACGCGCTGCTCGCCCGGACGTACCTCCCGCGGCACCCCGAAATCCATGGTCGGATCACGCCTCCACCCGTAGCGTACGAACCGCGGGAACCCCCCAGCAATCAGGCCGGGGCCTGATGGAAATGTCTATGCCGGAATCCGGCGCACACTGTATTCCCTCTGCCCGAGGCCCCCCTAGACTGGGCTGTGAGGAACGTGGTATTTCCGTTGTGAGGACAGTGGTCTCTCTCCGGAGGCTTCCCTCATGCGTATCGCCATCCTCACCGGCGGAGGGGACGCACCCGGGCTCAACGCCGCCATCCGGGCGGTCGCGCGCGCGGCCTGGCAGGAAGGGTACGAGGTGGTCGGGATCCGCAACGGATGGTGGGGTCTTGTCCACAACGACGTCCTCCCGCTCTCTCCTGATCTGATTTCGGGCATTCTCCCGCGCGGTGGAACGGTCCTGGGCACGTCGCGCTACAACCCCTTCAAGGACGCGGCCGACCCGCCGCGGATGCTGGAGACGCTCCGATCCCGCGAGATCGACGCCATCGTGGCCATCGGCGGAGACGACACCCTCGGCGTGGCCCTGAAACTCTCGCAGATGGGAGTGCGCGTCGTCGGCATCCCCAAGACCATGGACAACGACATCCCCGGGACCGACTTCACCATCGGGTTCGACACCGCCGTCAACGTGGTCATGGATGCCTGCGACAAGCTCCATCCCACCGCCGAGGCCCACCACCGGGTCATGGTCGTGGAGGTGATGGGCCGGGACGTGGGCTGGGTGGCCGCGGTGGGCGGCCTGGCCGGGGGGGCCGACATCATCCTGGTCCCCGA
The nucleotide sequence above comes from Armatimonadota bacterium. Encoded proteins:
- a CDS encoding ATP-dependent 6-phosphofructokinase, whose amino-acid sequence is MRIAILTGGGDAPGLNAAIRAVARAAWQEGYEVVGIRNGWWGLVHNDVLPLSPDLISGILPRGGTVLGTSRYNPFKDAADPPRMLETLRSREIDAIVAIGGDDTLGVALKLSQMGVRVVGIPKTMDNDIPGTDFTIGFDTAVNVVMDACDKLHPTAEAHHRVMVVEVMGRDVGWVAAVGGLAGGADIILVPEVPFTLDEVCERVRARHRRGRSFSIVVVSEGAKITELGTQIVQETRVDAFGHVRLGGIGAVLAREIEARTGYECRVTVLGHLQRGGSPSVFDRVLATRFGVAAVQLIKQERFGHMVALQGNRITAVPLAEALTGSHALDLELYNIANLFS
- a CDS encoding acetyl-CoA hydrolase/transferase C-terminal domain-containing protein, with the protein product MVATGYAAKIVSADEAVRLIRPGMRVYLTGNCSVPQTLLRALVARAPELHDVEIVQVLTIGPAEYVAPGMEAHLRVNTLFISDNVRQAVNEGRADFTPCFLGEVPRLFKGGSLPLDVALVHVSPPDEHGFCSFGIEVGLTKPAAQAAKVIIAEMNPRMPRTLGDSFIHISKLHYIVPVDYPLPEIRMGGADEEVARIADHVAGLIPDGATLQTGIGAIPDAVLARLTNHKDLGIHTELFSDGIIDLILRGVITGERKTLHPGKVIAGFVLGTQRLYDFIHDNPVIEFHPTDYVNDPFVIAQNARMVAINSAIEVDLTGQVCADSIGTRLYSGVGGQVDFIYGASRSAGGIPIIALPSTALGGRASRIVATLKPGAGVTTSRNHVHYVVTEHGVAALYGKTIRQRARALIAIAAPAFREQLEREARALRYL
- a CDS encoding 4Fe-4S binding protein, whose protein sequence is MPKVVIDVERCKGCELCVHFCPPKVLAVSATLNTRGFYPATLVDEERCTSCAACAIVCPDVAITVYRVERAPRVAVG
- a CDS encoding alanine dehydrogenase — translated: MDFGVPREVRPGEQRVGLTASGADALVRAGHRVLVERDAGAAAGFGDEEYAQAGATVVYSAEEVWRRAAVVVKVGRPTAEEHAFFAGQTLLAFLHLSVASPDLRNALAAGGVTAIAAEMIQAEDGTFPVLQPTSEVAGRLAPVIAGALLETRPAGMPRGEQAGRGILLGGIPGAPPANVVILGAGVVGTNAAQAFLGAGAQVTILDRDLSRLRHVEATCRGRIVTMLATPYNVAKAVAFADVLIGAVYVAGQRAPVLVTREMVRAMRPRAVIIDFSIDQGGCVETSRPTTHRDPVFVAEGVIHYCVPNVPARVARTASYAWTNAVLPYLQLMGELGVQEALRRSRELQAGVVVRP